CCTCGAAAGAAAGTATCTGGTCCCGTACAAAATCGGTTTTGAAAAAAGCAGCAAGTTCCGAGAGGATCTGGATCTGTTTGTTGTTGTCAGCGTCATCTCTGGCCACCAGAAGAACAATAATGTGCGCCAGTGCGCCCCGTGCCGCATCGTAATTTATCCCGGCCAGACTGCGTCCGACAATAATCGCAAACTCATCTTTTATCTGCACTCTGGCCTGAGGAAGGGCAAGTCCCTGACCGATAAAAGTGGAGGCCGATTCCTCCCGCTTGAGAATTTCATCTACAATCGTCTTCTGCTTACGCACATCGAGAGCTTTACACAGAGTAAGGGAGATTTCCCGGAG
The DNA window shown above is from Fibrobacter sp. and carries:
- a CDS encoding PTS transporter subunit EIIA, which encodes MFESYLVLPTVVELKADEKVEALREISLTLCKALDVRKQKTIVDEILKREESASTFIGQGLALPQARVQIKDEFAIIVGRSLAGINYDAARGALAHIIVLLVARDDADNNKQIQILSELAAFFKTDFVRDQILSFE